GGACGCAGGCACGGAGGCCTGCGCCACCGATGCAACGGGTGGGGCCGGCCTCCGTGCCGGCCGCGATGCCGGAGCGAAGTCATCAGAGCCGCGCTATCAGACGGCGCGGAGGATCACGACGGTCTGGTCTTCCAGCGAATCGGCCCCCTGCTGCCAGTCGGCCAGCAGGCGCTTGAGGTAGTCGACCAGATCGTCGGCCGGCAGGTCGCCGTTGGAGCGGATTATCTCGACCAGGCGCTCGAATCCGAGCTTCTCCTTCTGCGGATTGCGGGCGTCCTGCACGCCGTTGGAGTAGGCGACGACCACGTCGCCAGGTGCTAGCTGCAGCAACCGCTCCTCGTACTCCTGGCCCTGGACGGTGCCCAGGATGAAGTCCTCGGTCTTGAGCTGGAAGACGCTGCCGTCGGCGCGGCGCAGGATGGGCGGCGGGAAGTCGGCGTTTGCGTAGTGGAGCGCGCGGTCGGCGGGGCGGTACACGCCCACGAAGCAGGACACGAAGATGTCGGAGAGCGCCATGTCCCGCGAGAGGTCGTCGTTTACCCGCGTGATGATCCGGCCGGGCGACGAGAAGTACTTCACCTTGTTGCGGATGGTGCTGCGCGTGAGGGCCAGCAGCAGGGCGGCTTTGATGGCCTTGCCCTTGACGTCGGCCAGGCAGAACATCAGCTCCTGCGGCGGTTCGCCCGTATGTTGCTCGGGCTTCACCACGAAATCGTAGAAATCGCCGCCGATGCCCGGGGCCTTCCACTGCCAGAGCGCGATGTGCAACCCCGGCACCTCGGGCGGCCGCGACACCTGCAGGTCGGCCTGGATGGCGTTGGCGATGTCCTTCTGGCCATCCAGATGCGCCTTCTGCGCGGTGCTCCGGAACCGCTGGTGCAGGTTCTTGAGATGGATGTTGAGCTCCGTGACGGCGTCGGCCAGCGAGGCGTGCGGGATGGTCAGGGACGGCGGGAGCTTGGCCGGGACGTGGGCGATCTCGAGCGTGTCCATGAGCTTGCCCATGAGCTCGGTGAGGCGCTTGCGATCCTGCCGCCAGATCAGGCCCAGCAGGAGCGAGTAGTAGGCGAGGGCGACGAGCGTCTGCCACGTGGGCGGCGGATCGAGGAAGAGGAACGCCGGCAGCGAGAACGCAACGGCCAGTCCGATGGTGGCGAGCGTGTTGGGACGCCGCCCGGCGCCGGGCTTCGGGGCCTTGGCCGGCGCGTCGTCACCCCGAGGGCCTTGCGGACCCGGACCGCGCCTGGCCGGCGGCTTCGCCGGGGCGTGCTCGGTGGACTGTGCCAACTATCCTCCGTAAGTGTCGGTGTCGTCGATCTCGCGCTCGTTGCGGCGAATACAGCTTTCCCAGTATACCTTACCGCCCCACGCAGTCAGGTTTCCGTGCCGTACCGCACCCACCCGCTCCGCAAGCAGCGGGCTCCATCCACCGGTCAACACCAGCCGCGCGCCCGGCGCCATGCCGGCCGCGAGCTCCCGGATCAGGGCGGCGTGGCCGCGCAGGAGGCCCACCTGCAGGGACTCGACCGTGGTCCTGCCAAGGGGGGATTCCGGCCAGGCGACGGGAAACTCGGGCAGGTGCGGGGTGTGGGTCCGTACCGCGGCGATGCAGGTTCCGAGCCCCGGGGCGATGGCTCCGCCGGCCAGGGCGCCGCTCGCGTCGACCAGCGTCAGGGTGGTGGCCGTTCCGCAGTCGGCGATCACCACCGGAGCGCCGTACAGGGCCAGCGCCGCCAAGGCGTTGGCCACCCGGTCGGCTCCCAGGCTCTCGGGCGTCTCGTAGCGGATGGGCAGGGGCGCCTCCTCGGCCGTCAGGAAGCCGGCGCGCGGGCAGGCTGCCGCCAGGATCCGGTCGGCGGGCGGCACGACCGACACGACCACGGTGTCGAGATCCGGCCGCAGGTCGAGGGCCGCGACGTCCCCCGCGCACAGGTCGGCGGTGGGTTGGCGGGTCGTCGCCTCGGAGCCGCCGGCGAAGACCGTGCGGGCCGCATGGGTGTTTCCGACCACGATCACCTGAACTCCCGGCTTGCCCTCGCCGGCCGTCCACGGTAAAATTCGCATTCTGCTTAGTTTAATCTGATTCAGGAGATCCAATCGTGGCCTGGAAGTGCGAGCATTGCGGCAAGGGCCCCAGCACGGGGTTCAACGTCAGCCATTCCAACGTGCATACCAAGCGTCGCTGGCTGCCCAACCTCCAGACGGTCCGCGCCGACATCGGCAACGGCACCGTGCGCCGCATCCGCGTGTGCACGTCGTGCCTCAAGGCCGGCAAGATCAAGCGCGCCGCGGTCCGGGCGTAAGTAGCGTCGCGCCTTCCGCCCCCTCGCGGGGGCGGTTCGCTTTTTGGGGAATCAGACGTGCACGAGGTCTTCGGGGGGCTCCGGATTCTCGGCCGCCAGAACCCCGACGCGCAGGCGCCGGCCGGAGCGTTCGCGTACCGAACGGCCGGCACTCGGCGGTTTCGCGATGAGGACGCGCGTTAATCAGCAATTGGCGGGCCGTTTGTTAATACGACCGCCGGCCAAAAGTTTTCCACAAGGCGTAGTCGAGCAATCATGCCCGTCTTGGCCCATCGCGCGTCCGGCGAGACGCCAAAATTCAGCGCCGACTAGCTAGCCTCCAGCATCTCGGCCAGCTGCGCGCCGCTGACGACGTATTCCTCGTTGCAGAAGTGGCAGCGGACCTCGGCCTTCCCGTCCTCGTCGAGCATCGCCCGGATCTCTTTCTGGCCCAGGCTCGCGATCGCCGTGAGCACGCGTTCCGACGAGCATTGGCACGAGAAGGCGATCGCCTGGCTGCTGAGGATCTCGGACTGGAAGCCGGTCAGGGCGGCGCGGGCGATCTCTTCGGGCGTGCCCCACTTGCGGGCCAGGGTCGTGAAGCCGGGTAGGGCGCGGATGTTCTGCTCCAGGCGCCACGCGATCTCGTCGCCGGCGCCCGGCAGCAACTGCACCAGCAGGCCGCCGGCGCTGGACACGCGGCCGTCGGCCTCGACGTAGATCCCCAGGGACACCGCCGCGGGGATCTGCTCGGAAGTCGCCAGGTAGTGGGTGAAGTCCTCGCCGAGTTCCCCCGAGACGAGTTCCACGACGCCGGTGTACGGGTGCCCCAGGCCCGAATCGTGCGTCACGTAGAGGAATCCCTCCCGCCCGACCGCGCCGCCGATGTCGAGGGTGCCTTGGGCCGTCACCGGCAACTGCAGGTCGGGCCGCGCCACGTAGCCGCGCACCGAGCCGTCGAAGCCGGCATCTACGATGATGCCGCCCAGCGGCCCCTGGCCCAGCACGCGCACCGTGAGCCGTCCCCCGTCCTTCATCAGGGCGGCCGAAAGCAGAAGGCCCCCGGTCAGGGCTTTTCCGAGGGCCGCGGTCGCGATCGGCGACGTCTGATGCCTTGCGCGAGCCTCGTCGACCGTCTGCGTCGTCAGGGCCGCGACCGCCCGGATCCGACCGTCGCCCGCCGTCATCCTGATCAGCGTATCGCGCCGGCTTGCATCCCCTTCCATCGTCATCCGATTGTAGCAAAGTCGCCGGGCCCGGATCGAGACCGGAAGACGCGGGCGGGCGCGGGCAAACAAAAGCGTCCGGCGGGTGCTACCATCTACCTCCGTACATGAAAGCTCTCGCAGCCCGCGCGCTCGACACCTGTCAGACGCTCGGCGCGCATTACGCGGACATCCGCATCGTCCACTCGGAAAGCGAGTCCCTGACGGTCCGCAACGGCGACGTGGCGGCCGTCTCCTCGGAAGCGTCGCTCGGCTTCGGGATCCGCGTGCTCGTGGACGGCGCGTGGGGCTTTGCCGCCTCGAGCCTCCTGGTCGATCGCGAGATCGACCGGGTCGCCGAGCAGGCGGTGGCCATCGCCAAGGCCTCCCGCCTGGCCATGCGCAAGCCCGCCCGCCTGGGGCCGCCGGTCGCCAGCCGCGGAAGCTACCGCACGCCGGTGGCGGAGGATCCCTTCGCGATCCCGCTCTCCCGCAAGCTCGCCATCCTGCTCGCGGCCGACGCGGCCATGGCGGAGACCCGGGCGGTGCGCACGAGGGAAGGCTCCCTGGGCTGGCAGCGCCAGACCAAGCTCTTCGCCAGCACCGAAGGCGCCCTGGTCGAGCAGACCCTTGTCGAGACGGGCGGGCAGATAGAAGCGACCGCCGTGTCGGACGCCGACGTGCAGAAGCGGTCGTATCCCAACTCGTTCGGCCGCCACATGGGCACGGCTGGATTCGAGATCGTCGACGCGATGGATCTTCCCGGCAACGCCGCCCGCATCGCCGAAGAGGCCGCCGCCCTGCTCGCGGCGCCCCCGTGCCCGGCGGGCCAGACCACGCTGGTGCTCGACTCGTCGCAACTGGCGCTCCAGGTGCACGAATCGGTCGGGCACCCGGTGGAACTCGACCGGGTCTTCGGGGCCGAGGCGTCGTTCGCAGGCACGAGCTTCCTGGAGCCGGACATGGCGGGCGGCTACCGGTACGGGTCGGACCTGATGAGCGTGACCGCGGATGCCACCGTCCCCGGCGGGCCCGGGACCTTCGGGTACGACGACGAGGGCGTGCCGGCGCAAGCCGCGCCGATCATCCGGGAGGGGATCTTCCAGGACTTCCTGTCTTCCCGCGAGACCGCCGCCGAGATCGGCCGGGCCTCCAACGGCACGATGCGGGCCGATAGCTGGGCGCACATCCCGCTGATCCGCATGACCAACGTCAACCTCGAACCCGGGGAGCACGAGTCGCTCGAGGCGCTCCTGGCCGACGTGGCCGAGGGCGTGTACATGCAGACCAACAAGAGCTGGTCCATCGACGATCGCCGGCTCAACTTCCAGTTCGGCGCCGAGATCGCCTGGGAAATCAAGCAGGGGCGGCTCGGACGCCTGTTGCGGAACCCCTGCTACTCGGGCATGACCCCGGAGTTCTGGGCCTCCTGCGACGGCCTGGGCGACCGGTCCACCTGGAAGATGTGGGCCACGCCGAACTGCGGCAAGGGGCAACCCGGGCAGACCGCCCACGTCGGCCACGGCTCCCCGCCGGGCCGCTTCCGGGACGTGAAGGTCGGCAGCGCGTGATCGCCAGCCAGGCCGCCCTCCCGACGCGCGACGAGGCGCGGCGGCTTGCCGATCGCGTCCTCGCCCTCTCCGGCGCCGACGCCACCGAGGTGGTGCTGGTGGGTACGGATACGCGCCTGACGCGCTTCGCCCAGAACCAGATCCACCAGAACGTGGGCTCCCGCGACCTGGAGATCCGCGTCCGGGCGGTGCTGGGCAATCGCATCGGCGTCGCCTCGACCAACGATCCCGCCGACGAGGCATTGCGGCGTGTCGTCGCCCGCGCCGCAGAGATCGCCGCCGTGCAACCGGACAACCCGGACTTTCGCGGCCTTCCCGATCCCGGCCTCGCCGGCGATCGCGGGGACGTTGGCGGCTACTCGGCCGGGACCGCGGGGTACTCCGCCGCCGATCGGGCGGCGCAGGTGGCCGAGGTCTGCGCGCAGGCCGCCGAGGCCGGCCTGACGGCGGCGGGGGCGTTCGAGACCGGTGCGCAGAGCCTGACGGTGGCCAACTCCCTCGGGCTCTTCGGCCACCATGCCGGGACGCGGGCGGCATTCAGCACGGTGGTGTCGGGCGCCGACTCCAGCGGCTATGCGGCGCGCCTGGCGATGGACGCGGACGGCATCGACATCGCGGCCGCCGGCCGGGAAGCCATCGAGAAGGCCATACGCGGGCGCGATCCCGCGTCGGTGCCCGCCGGAACCTGGACGGTGGTCCTCGAGGAGTACGCCGTGGCGGATCTGCTGGCGTATCTCGGCTACGTGGGTTTTGGCGCGCAGGGCTACCTCCAGGGGGCCAGTTTCGCGTCCGGTCGCCTCGGCGAACGGCTTTGCGCGCCGTCGGTCTCGGTCTGGGACGATGGCATGGACCCGGGCGGGATCCTCTCGCCGTTCGACTACGAGGGTGTGGCGCGGCGCCGGGTGTCCCTCATCGAGGCCGGGGTGGCCCGCGGCGTGGTGTGGGACACGTTCACGGCGGGCCGGGAGGGCCGGGAGTCGACCGGCCACGCCTTGCCGGCACCCAATCCCTTCGGGCCGTTCCCGACTTGCCTCCACATGGCCCCCGGCGATCTGGATCGCGCCGACCTCGCGGCCGGCGTGGAACGCGGCCTGTGGATCACGCGCTTCCACTACGTCAACGTCATGGATCCCAAGGCGACGGTGATCACCGGGATGACGCGCGACGGCACCTACCTCATCGAGGGCGGCCGCGTCACGCGTCCGGTACGCAATCTCCGGTTTACCGAGCAGATCCTCGGCGCCCTCTCCAGGGTGGCCGGCATCGGGCGCGAAACCCGCTTGCTGCCTGCCTGGTTCGGG
This Candidatus Tanganyikabacteria bacterium DNA region includes the following protein-coding sequences:
- a CDS encoding serine/threonine-protein phosphatase, whose translation is MAQSTEHAPAKPPARRGPGPQGPRGDDAPAKAPKPGAGRRPNTLATIGLAVAFSLPAFLFLDPPPTWQTLVALAYYSLLLGLIWRQDRKRLTELMGKLMDTLEIAHVPAKLPPSLTIPHASLADAVTELNIHLKNLHQRFRSTAQKAHLDGQKDIANAIQADLQVSRPPEVPGLHIALWQWKAPGIGGDFYDFVVKPEQHTGEPPQELMFCLADVKGKAIKAALLLALTRSTIRNKVKYFSSPGRIITRVNDDLSRDMALSDIFVSCFVGVYRPADRALHYANADFPPPILRRADGSVFQLKTEDFILGTVQGQEYEERLLQLAPGDVVVAYSNGVQDARNPQKEKLGFERLVEIIRSNGDLPADDLVDYLKRLLADWQQGADSLEDQTVVILRAV
- the hslO gene encoding Hsp33 family molecular chaperone HslO, with product MEGDASRRDTLIRMTAGDGRIRAVAALTTQTVDEARARHQTSPIATAALGKALTGGLLLSAALMKDGGRLTVRVLGQGPLGGIIVDAGFDGSVRGYVARPDLQLPVTAQGTLDIGGAVGREGFLYVTHDSGLGHPYTGVVELVSGELGEDFTHYLATSEQIPAAVSLGIYVEADGRVSSAGGLLVQLLPGAGDEIAWRLEQNIRALPGFTTLARKWGTPEEIARAALTGFQSEILSSQAIAFSCQCSSERVLTAIASLGQKEIRAMLDEDGKAEVRCHFCNEEYVVSGAQLAEMLEAS
- a CDS encoding 50S ribosomal protein L28, with amino-acid sequence MAWKCEHCGKGPSTGFNVSHSNVHTKRRWLPNLQTVRADIGNGTVRRIRVCTSCLKAGKIKRAAVRA
- a CDS encoding TldD/PmbA family protein, whose amino-acid sequence is MKALAARALDTCQTLGAHYADIRIVHSESESLTVRNGDVAAVSSEASLGFGIRVLVDGAWGFAASSLLVDREIDRVAEQAVAIAKASRLAMRKPARLGPPVASRGSYRTPVAEDPFAIPLSRKLAILLAADAAMAETRAVRTREGSLGWQRQTKLFASTEGALVEQTLVETGGQIEATAVSDADVQKRSYPNSFGRHMGTAGFEIVDAMDLPGNAARIAEEAAALLAAPPCPAGQTTLVLDSSQLALQVHESVGHPVELDRVFGAEASFAGTSFLEPDMAGGYRYGSDLMSVTADATVPGGPGTFGYDDEGVPAQAAPIIREGIFQDFLSSRETAAEIGRASNGTMRADSWAHIPLIRMTNVNLEPGEHESLEALLADVAEGVYMQTNKSWSIDDRRLNFQFGAEIAWEIKQGRLGRLLRNPCYSGMTPEFWASCDGLGDRSTWKMWATPNCGKGQPGQTAHVGHGSPPGRFRDVKVGSA
- a CDS encoding TldD/PmbA family protein; the protein is MIASQAALPTRDEARRLADRVLALSGADATEVVLVGTDTRLTRFAQNQIHQNVGSRDLEIRVRAVLGNRIGVASTNDPADEALRRVVARAAEIAAVQPDNPDFRGLPDPGLAGDRGDVGGYSAGTAGYSAADRAAQVAEVCAQAAEAGLTAAGAFETGAQSLTVANSLGLFGHHAGTRAAFSTVVSGADSSGYAARLAMDADGIDIAAAGREAIEKAIRGRDPASVPAGTWTVVLEEYAVADLLAYLGYVGFGAQGYLQGASFASGRLGERLCAPSVSVWDDGMDPGGILSPFDYEGVARRRVSLIEAGVARGVVWDTFTAGREGRESTGHALPAPNPFGPFPTCLHMAPGDLDRADLAAGVERGLWITRFHYVNVMDPKATVITGMTRDGTYLIEGGRVTRPVRNLRFTEQILGALSRVAGIGRETRLLPAWFGAVRCPAVRIDGFSLQ
- a CDS encoding type III pantothenate kinase; the encoded protein is MRILPWTAGEGKPGVQVIVVGNTHAARTVFAGGSEATTRQPTADLCAGDVAALDLRPDLDTVVVSVVPPADRILAAACPRAGFLTAEEAPLPIRYETPESLGADRVANALAALALYGAPVVIADCGTATTLTLVDASGALAGGAIAPGLGTCIAAVRTHTPHLPEFPVAWPESPLGRTTVESLQVGLLRGHAALIRELAAGMAPGARLVLTGGWSPLLAERVGAVRHGNLTAWGGKVYWESCIRRNEREIDDTDTYGG